Genomic DNA from Alistipes indistinctus YIT 12060:
TGGTCATGTGGTGTTGCAGCAGTTCGCGCACCGCTTCGCGCCGCAGCACGAGGTTCACCAGCGACACGTAGGGTATTTTCAGAAAAGCCTTGCCGATCAGCATCGAGGCCCAGTCGCGGCGGTAGCAGACGATTTGCGGAATGCCCAGCAACGCGGTTTCAAGCGTCGCGGTTCCCGAGGTGACTACTGCCGCGTCGCTCACGGAGAGCAGTTCGTAGGTCTTGTCGCACACGTAGCGTACGTCGCTGCCATCGAGATAGGGGGTATACACCTGCTTATCGAGCCAGGATACCCCGGCCACGACGAACTGGTATTGCGGGTACTGTTTCGACAGTTCGACCATGAACGGCAGGTTGTAACCGATTTCCGACCGGCGGCTTCCGGCCAGCAGTGCGATGACCGGACGGCCGTCGAGTCCGTTTTGGGCGGCAAATTCGTTGCGGGACAGCAGGCCCGTCCTGCGCTGGTCGATCGAATCGATCAGCGGATTGCCTTCGTAGACAGGGGCGATCTCTTTGCTGCGGAAATAGTCGATCTCGAACGGGAAGATGACGAACAGCCGGTCGACGTATTTGCGGATTTTCTTGACGCGCGACTCTTTCCATGCCCACACTTTCGGTGCGATATAGTAGTAGGTCGGGATGCCGTTTTCTTTGGCGAAGCGTGCGATGCGCAGGTTGAAGCCCGCATAGTCGATCAGGATCAGTACATCGGGCCGGAAAGCCGCGATGTCGGCTTTGCATTCGTCCATCTGGCGGAAGATCGTACGCAGGTGCAACAGCACCTCGGTAAAGCCCATGAACGAGGCTTTTTTATAATGCATGGCCAAGTTTTCAGCTCCTCCCGCCTCTGCCATTTTGTCTCCGCCCCAAAAGCGGAAGACGGCCCCCGAATCGGCTTTGCGGATGCCCCGGATCAGGTTCGACCCGTGCAGGTCGCCCGATGCCTCACCGGCGATCAGATAGTACCGCATATGTGTTGACAATTAAGTTGTTTCGTGTTTGGACTGCATCTGTTTAAAACGCCATATGTGGCGCGGGTAGCTTTCGGAAAGCGCTTTTCTCCGGTTCCCGGCCGTAGGTCGCATGCGTGTAGTTTCCCGGACGCAGGACGGAGCGTGTGGAAGGCATATACTCCTTACGTCCGGGTCAGTCCGGTATCTGCACCGGAGCTGTGATTGCCTCGGTCGCGACGGGGTGTGTTCAAACCGATTGCGGATCGAGCAGGTCGGGCCGAAGCCTTTCCGTGCGTTCGAAAGCCTGCTCCTCTTGCCATTTGGCGATCTCTTTCGGATTGCCCGACAGCAGGACATCCGGCACTTTCCAGCCGCGGAAGTCGGCCGGGCGCGTGTAGACCGGCGGAGCGAGCAGGTTGTCCTGGAAACTGTCCGTCAGTGCCGAAGCTTCGTCTCCGATCGCGCCCGGAATCACGCGTACCACGCTGTCGGCGATAATCGCCGCGGCCAGCTCGCCGCCAGTCAAGACGTAGTCGCCGATCGAGATTTCGAGCGTGATGAGATGTTCGCGCACCCGGTAATCTATCCCTTTGTAATGTCCGCACAGGATAACGATGTTTCCGAGCGTCGAGAGCCGGTTCGCTTCGTGCTGGTTGTATCGGATGCCGTCGGGGGAGGTATAGATCACCTCGTCGTAGGTGCGTTCCGACTGCAATTGTTCGATGCAGCGGAAGATCGGTTCGGGTTTCATCACCATGCCTGCTTCGCCGCCGAAAGGGTAGTCGTCCACCTGCCGGTACCGGTCGAACGTGTAGTCGCGCAGGTTGTGCACGGCGATTTCCACCAGCCCTTTCTGTTGTGCCCGCTTGAGGATCGATTCGTTCAGCGGCGATACGAGCAGTTCGGGAACGACGGTTATGATGTCTATTCGCATGGTTTTACTTGTAGTTGATCTCGTTGTTGAGCACTTCGGTGACGAACGGGTTGTAGAGCGTTTCGTGCCCGATGG
This window encodes:
- the lpxB gene encoding lipid-A-disaccharide synthase; translated protein: MRYYLIAGEASGDLHGSNLIRGIRKADSGAVFRFWGGDKMAEAGGAENLAMHYKKASFMGFTEVLLHLRTIFRQMDECKADIAAFRPDVLILIDYAGFNLRIARFAKENGIPTYYYIAPKVWAWKESRVKKIRKYVDRLFVIFPFEIDYFRSKEIAPVYEGNPLIDSIDQRRTGLLSRNEFAAQNGLDGRPVIALLAGSRRSEIGYNLPFMVELSKQYPQYQFVVAGVSWLDKQVYTPYLDGSDVRYVCDKTYELLSVSDAAVVTSGTATLETALLGIPQIVCYRRDWASMLIGKAFLKIPYVSLVNLVLRREAVRELLQHHMTMKNATEELSAILPGGAKHEKMLADYAELQRLIGQKNPSDRFAARMVELLHKDLNEKRGEKSAHTANNGASRVLSAAQDPSGATGTSTSPDSPASK
- the trmD gene encoding tRNA (guanosine(37)-N1)-methyltransferase TrmD: MRIDIITVVPELLVSPLNESILKRAQQKGLVEIAVHNLRDYTFDRYRQVDDYPFGGEAGMVMKPEPIFRCIEQLQSERTYDEVIYTSPDGIRYNQHEANRLSTLGNIVILCGHYKGIDYRVREHLITLEISIGDYVLTGGELAAAIIADSVVRVIPGAIGDEASALTDSFQDNLLAPPVYTRPADFRGWKVPDVLLSGNPKEIAKWQEEQAFERTERLRPDLLDPQSV